Genomic window (Polaromonas sp. JS666):
TTGCATGAGTTCCAGCGCCCTGGGCCTGGCCCAGCCGGCGGTGGGCATGGCGTTCAGCCCTTCACTGGCCGGGCGCGCCATGTCGGCCTACAACCTGATGATCTTTGGCGGCGTGTTTGTGGTGCAATGGGGCATTGGGCTGGCTGTCGACGCATTCAGGGCCGCCGGGCTGACCGAAGTGGCCAGCTTTCAGGCGGCCATGGGCGTGTTTTTATGTTGCTGTATCGCCTCATATGGGTATTTCCTCAGTGTGAACGCTGATAATTCACCGCAATGAACGGCATTTTCATCATCGCCCATGCCCCGCTGGCTTCCGCCCTGCGCCACTGCATGCTGCATGTGTTTCCCGACAACGCAGCGGGCGTTGCGGCGCTGGATGTGCAGCCCAACATGCCGCCCGAAGAAACACTGGCCCAGGCGCGCGTCATGCTGGAGCAGCTGGGCACCTCGCACGTCCTGGTGCTGGTGGATGTTTTTGGCGCCACCCCCTGCAATGTGGCGCAAAAACTGGTCGATGGCGTCCATTCCAAGCTGATCACTGGCGTGAATTTGCCCATGCTGCTGCGAACCGTGTCGTATCGGCACGAGTCGCTCGATGCACTGGTGGCGCGCGCGCTGGTCGGCGCCACACAGGGGGTGATGCAGGTGGCCATCACCGCGCCGCAAAATCAGGTACGCAGAACTCATGATCAAGACCAGCACGAACATCAACAATAAGCTGGGGCTGCATGCCCGGGCATCCGCAAAACTCACCAAACTCGCCGGCAGCTTTCCCTGTGAGGTCTGGATGAGCCGGGGCGAGCGCCGAGTCAACGCCAAGAGCATCATGGGGGTGATGATGCTCGCGGCCGGGCTGGGAAGCGTTGTGGAGGTTGAAACCAACGGAGATCAGGAACAGGCTGCGATGGATGCCATTCTGGCGCTCATTGCCGACAAGTTCGGCGAAGGGGAATGAGCATGTGCCCCCCAAGGGCTGCTTGCTGCGAGTCGTCACCCGCCTTCCGGGTGCTGACCTTCGCTGGGGCTGCCCCGCGGAAAATGATGTTGCCCTTCTTCGTGCCTGCCACACGTATTGACGTATTGAGCATGGCATCTGTTAATTGGAATAGGGGAATTTGAATGACGTTCTCAGTCCACGGTCTGGCGGTCTCGCGGGGTATTGCGATTGGCCGTGCCGTGCTCGTGGCGTCCAGCCGTGCCGATGTGGCGCACTACTTCGTCGACCCCGCCAGGGTCGTTGAAGAGATCACGCGCGCCCGGGTGGCCCGCAATGCCGTGGCGGAAGAAATTACCCGCCTGCAGCAGGAGCTGCCGCCGGATGCGCCGCACGAACTGGCTGCCCTGCTGGACGTTCACCTGATGCTGCTGCAGGACGAGCAGCTGATCAGCGGCGTGAAGCACTGGATCACCGAACGCCATTACAACGCCGAGTGGGCATTGGCCACGCAGTACGAAATCATTGCCCGCCAGTTCGATGACATGGAAGACGAGTACCTGCGTGAGCGCAAGGCCGACCTGGAGCAGGTGGTGGAACGCATCCTGCGGTACATGAAAGGCGTGGCCTCACCGGTGCAGCCGGTGGGGCCTGCCGGCGCCGGCCGCAAGCTCTCGCAGGGGCTGCTGCTGGACGACACCATGGATGTGCCCCTGGTGCTGATCGCGCACGACATCTCCCCGGCCGACATGCTGCAGTTCAAGAAGAGCCTGTTTGCCGGTTTTGCGACCGACGTTGGCGGCAAGACCTCGCACACGGCGATCGTGGCGCGCAGCATGGACATCCCGGCGGTGGTGGGCGCGCGCAGCGCCAGCCAGCTGATCGAGCAGGACGACTGGGTCATCATCGACGGCGACGCCGGTGTGCTGATTGTCGACCCTTCACCCATCATCCTGGCCGAGTACGGTTTCAAGCAGCGCCAGGGTGAGCTGGAGCGCGAGCGGCTGAACCGGCTCAAGCACACCCCCGCCGTGACGATAGACGGACAGAGGGTGGAGCTGCTGGCCAATATTGAAATGCCCGAGGACACCGTGGGCGCGGTCAATGCGGGTGCCGTCGGCGTCGGGCTGTTCCGCAGCGAGTTCCTGTTCATGGGGCGCAGTGGCGACCTCCCCGATGAGGAGGAGCAGTACCAGGCTTACCGCAAAGCTGTTGAGGGCATGCACGGCCTGCCGGTGACCATTCGCACCGTTGATGTGGGCTCGGACAAACCGCTGGACCGGATCGACAAGGCGCAGGACAGCCACCTCAATCCGGCGCTGGGCCTGCGCGCCATCCGCTGGAGCCTGGCCGACCCGCCGATGTTTTTGACGCAGCTGCGTGCCATCCTGCGCGCGGCGGCGCATGGCCAGGTCAATTTGCTGGTGCCCATGCTGGCCCACGGCACCGAGATTCGCCAGACCATGGCGATGATTGATCACGCACGCGCCACGCTGGACAACAAGGGCACGCCCTATGGCCCGGTGCGTCTGGGCGCCATGATCGAAATTCCGGCGGCTGCGCTCTCGCTCAAGCTTTTCCTCAAATACTTCGACTTTCTGTCCATAGGCACCAATGACCTCATCCAGTACACACTGGCGATTGACCGGGCGGACGAGTCCGTGGCGCATTTGTACGACCCTTGCCATCCGGCGGTGCTGCGTCTGGTGGCCGACACGATCGCCGAATGCAATGCGCAGGGCAAAGGGGTCAGCGTGTGCGGGGAAATGGCTGGCGATGTGAGCATGACGCGGCTGCTGCTGGGGCTGGGATTGCGCAGCTTTTCCATGCATCCGTCGCGCATCCTGGCGGTCAAGCAGCAAATTTTGCGGGCTGATGCCGGCAAGCTCAGCGTCTGGGCCGCGCAGGTGCTGGATGCCGAGGATCCGGCCGCCCTGATAAACCCTGCCTCAGCGCCCATGCCATCGCCTGTGCCAGCCAACGCCTAGCCGGTCGGGCCGGGGGATCGCCGGTTGAAAATCGACCGCAGCGGTAATATTCCCGTTTTCCCCGTTTTTTTGCCCCATGGCGAGGCTACGAAACCGGGTCTACAAATCCGGCAAAAACTGCCCTTTTCAGAGGCGATTTTCGCTTTCCACGCACCAAGCCCGAGGGCTCCTGGCCACCTTGTTCCAAGGGATCACGACTCTGGATGCTTCAGACATATCTTGTTACACTGAAACTGGAACTAGGTGTGTCGGTGAGCGGGAGGACAAATGTCCATTGGTCAGATCTCAGGAGATGGAAAATCGGCCGCGGTGCTTTCCGCGCACGATGAGTTGCTCGCTTGCTTGCTGATTGTCGCGCGGGCCCATGGCGAAGTTTTGACGCGGGACGCCATCATGGCGGGTCTTCCGGCCGAACACCAGCGCCTGACGCCCAGCCTGTTTGTCCGCGCGGCCCGGCGGGCCCGGCTCAGCAGCCAGCTGGTCCGAAAAAACCTCGACCGGCTCAAGGATGCCTTGCTGCCCGCCATTGTGCTGCTGCATGGCCAGAAGGCGTGCGTGCTGCTGGGCTTCAATGAAGACCGCAGCGCCGCCCGCATGGTCTATCCCGAGCTCGGCGATGCGCCCGTGATGGTTCCCCTGGCGAATCTGCAGGCAGATTACACGGGCGTCTCCATCTATGTACGGCCCAGCCTGCGCTTTGACGCACGCGCCCCCGAAGTGCGCGCCGGCCGTCATGGCCACTGGTTCTGGAGCGTCATGGCCGAGAGCCGGCCGCTCTACCGCGACGTGCTGCTGGCCGCCTTGCTGGCCAACCTGTTTGCGCTCGGCCTGCCCCTGTTCGTCATGAATGTGTACGACCGGGTGGTGCCCAACCACGCGTTTGAAACCCTGTGGGTGCTGGCCATCGGGCTGATGCTGATGCTGGTGAGCGACCTGGTGCTGCGCACGCTGCGCAGCCGGTTTGTCGACCTCGCCAGCAGCCGCGCCGATGTCAAGTTGTCGGCCTTCATCATGGAGCGTGTGCTCGGCATGCGCATGGAGCAGCGGCCGGTTTCCGCCGGCTCGTTTGCCTCCAACCTGCGGGCGTTTGAGTCTGTGCGCGATTTCATCGGCTCGGCCACCGTGGTGGCCTTCATTGACCTGCCGTTCGCGCTCATTTTCATGATCGTGATTGGCTGGATCTCCTGGCCCATGCTGATTCCCCTTGGCGTGGGCGCGCTCATCATGCTGCTGTACGCGCTGGCTGTGCAGGGGCGGATGCACGAACTGGCAGAAACCACCTACCGCGCGGCCGCGCAGCGCAACGCCACACTGATCGAAGGCCTGGTGGGCTTCGAAACCCTCAAGGCGCTGGGCGCCGAGTCAGCCATCCAGCACAAATGGGAAAAAAGCGCGGCGCTGCTGGCGCGGGTGGGCGCGCAGTTGCGTTTGCTGTCGTCCACCTCCAGCAATACCTCGGCATTTGTGCAGCAACTCATCAGCCTGGTCATCGTCATCATCGGCGTCTACGTGATTGCCGAGCGCGAGCTGACCGTCGGTGGCCTGATTGCCTGCACCATGCTGGCCTCGCGCGCCATGGCGCCGGTGGGGCAGGTGGCGGGCCTGCTGGTCCAGTACCACACGGCCGCCACCGCGTTGACGTCACTCAATGAAATGATGGCGCGCGACGTGGAGCGCCCCGACGACACCACCTTCATCAGCCGTGGCCACCTCAAGGGAGCCATCGACTTTCGCGATGTGAGCTTCAACTACCCGGGCCAGGATACGCCGTCACTGCGCAACCTGACGTTCAGCATCAAGCCGGGGGAAAAGGTGGCCATCCTGGGGCGCATCGGCTCGGGCAAGACCACGCTGGAAAAACTCATTCTGGGCCTGTACCGGCCTACGGCCGGGGCTGTGTTGGTCGATGGCGTTGACCTGCGCCAGCTCGACCCCGCCGAACTGCGGCGCCAGATTGGCTACGTGCAGCAGGACGTGATGCTGTTCTACGGCAGCCTGAGGGACAACATCACCCTGGGCTCCCCGCTGGCAGAAGATGCCGACATCGTGAAGGCGGCCGAAATCGGCGGCATCATCGGGCTGGTGAACCAGCATCCGCAGGGCTTCGACATGCTGGTCGGCGAGCGCGGCGAGTCGCTGTCTGGCGGGCAGCGCCAGGGCGTGGCCATCGCGCGTGCGGTCATCAACGACCCCCCCATCCTGTTGCTGGACGAGCCCACCTCGTCGATGGACTACTCCAGCGAAGAAGACATCAAGCGCCGCCTGAAGGAGTTTTCGGTCGGCAAGACCGTGCTGCTGATCAGCCACCGCACCTCGGTGCTGGAGCTGGCGGATCGCATCATTGTCATGGACGGCGGCCGCATCGTCGCGGACGGACCCAAGGACCAGGTGGTCACTGCACTGCGCCAGGGGCGCATTGGAAAGGCTGCGTGATGGCCTGGCTTAGCGAAAAAGCTTTTGAACGTCTGGGCAGCTGGGTCAACCGGTCGGCAGAATCCAGCCCGAGGGCTTTCGATCCGCTGGTCAAGCGGCTCACGCCGGTGGAGGAGCAGGACTCGCTCGACTGGGCCGGTGATGCCGACTGGGCCCGCCTGCAGCAGGAACCCCTGCGCGCCAGGCGGCTGCTGCGCCTGGCCGCCGGCGTCCTGGTTCTGCTGGTGATCTGGGCCTACTTTGCCGAGCTCGATGAAGTCACCCGGGGTGAGGCCCGCGTGGTGCCGACCAGCCAGGTGCAGATCATCCAGAGTGTTGACGGCGGTGTCGTGGAGGCCCTGCTCGTCAGGGAGGGGCAGATCGTCGACGCCGGCCAGCTGCTGATGCGCGTGGACCCGACACGCTTTGTCTCCACCATGCAGGAAAGCCGCGCCGCCCAGCTGTCTTACCAGGCCAAGGCTTTGCGGCTGGAGGCACTGACGCGGGGCACGCCGTTCAATCCGCCTGCGGACCTGGTGCGTGAAGCGCCCGATGTCGTTGCGCAGGAGTTGCGCCTGTATGAATCACGCCGGGCCGAAATCGGTGCCCAGCTTTACATATCGCAGGCCCAGTTGTCCCAGCGCCAGCAGGAGCTCAATGAAGTCCTTGCCCGCCGTGACCAGGCCGAACGCAGCCTGGAACTGATGAACAGGGAGCTCAACGCCACGCGCCCCATGATCGCCACCGGCGCCGTCTCCGAGGTAGAGGTGTTGCGCCTCGAGCGCGACGTCGCCCGCTTGCGCGGCGAC
Coding sequences:
- a CDS encoding PTS sugar transporter subunit IIA, whose amino-acid sequence is MNGIFIIAHAPLASALRHCMLHVFPDNAAGVAALDVQPNMPPEETLAQARVMLEQLGTSHVLVLVDVFGATPCNVAQKLVDGVHSKLITGVNLPMLLRTVSYRHESLDALVARALVGATQGVMQVAITAPQNQVRRTHDQDQHEHQQ
- a CDS encoding HPr family phosphocarrier protein, whose amino-acid sequence is MIKTSTNINNKLGLHARASAKLTKLAGSFPCEVWMSRGERRVNAKSIMGVMMLAAGLGSVVEVETNGDQEQAAMDAILALIADKFGEGE
- the ptsP gene encoding phosphoenolpyruvate--protein phosphotransferase, with product MTFSVHGLAVSRGIAIGRAVLVASSRADVAHYFVDPARVVEEITRARVARNAVAEEITRLQQELPPDAPHELAALLDVHLMLLQDEQLISGVKHWITERHYNAEWALATQYEIIARQFDDMEDEYLRERKADLEQVVERILRYMKGVASPVQPVGPAGAGRKLSQGLLLDDTMDVPLVLIAHDISPADMLQFKKSLFAGFATDVGGKTSHTAIVARSMDIPAVVGARSASQLIEQDDWVIIDGDAGVLIVDPSPIILAEYGFKQRQGELERERLNRLKHTPAVTIDGQRVELLANIEMPEDTVGAVNAGAVGVGLFRSEFLFMGRSGDLPDEEEQYQAYRKAVEGMHGLPVTIRTVDVGSDKPLDRIDKAQDSHLNPALGLRAIRWSLADPPMFLTQLRAILRAAAHGQVNLLVPMLAHGTEIRQTMAMIDHARATLDNKGTPYGPVRLGAMIEIPAAALSLKLFLKYFDFLSIGTNDLIQYTLAIDRADESVAHLYDPCHPAVLRLVADTIAECNAQGKGVSVCGEMAGDVSMTRLLLGLGLRSFSMHPSRILAVKQQILRADAGKLSVWAAQVLDAEDPAALINPASAPMPSPVPANA
- a CDS encoding type I secretion system permease/ATPase codes for the protein MSIGQISGDGKSAAVLSAHDELLACLLIVARAHGEVLTRDAIMAGLPAEHQRLTPSLFVRAARRARLSSQLVRKNLDRLKDALLPAIVLLHGQKACVLLGFNEDRSAARMVYPELGDAPVMVPLANLQADYTGVSIYVRPSLRFDARAPEVRAGRHGHWFWSVMAESRPLYRDVLLAALLANLFALGLPLFVMNVYDRVVPNHAFETLWVLAIGLMLMLVSDLVLRTLRSRFVDLASSRADVKLSAFIMERVLGMRMEQRPVSAGSFASNLRAFESVRDFIGSATVVAFIDLPFALIFMIVIGWISWPMLIPLGVGALIMLLYALAVQGRMHELAETTYRAAAQRNATLIEGLVGFETLKALGAESAIQHKWEKSAALLARVGAQLRLLSSTSSNTSAFVQQLISLVIVIIGVYVIAERELTVGGLIACTMLASRAMAPVGQVAGLLVQYHTAATALTSLNEMMARDVERPDDTTFISRGHLKGAIDFRDVSFNYPGQDTPSLRNLTFSIKPGEKVAILGRIGSGKTTLEKLILGLYRPTAGAVLVDGVDLRQLDPAELRRQIGYVQQDVMLFYGSLRDNITLGSPLAEDADIVKAAEIGGIIGLVNQHPQGFDMLVGERGESLSGGQRQGVAIARAVINDPPILLLDEPTSSMDYSSEEDIKRRLKEFSVGKTVLLISHRTSVLELADRIIVMDGGRIVADGPKDQVVTALRQGRIGKAA
- a CDS encoding HlyD family type I secretion periplasmic adaptor subunit, whose amino-acid sequence is MAWLSEKAFERLGSWVNRSAESSPRAFDPLVKRLTPVEEQDSLDWAGDADWARLQQEPLRARRLLRLAAGVLVLLVIWAYFAELDEVTRGEARVVPTSQVQIIQSVDGGVVEALLVREGQIVDAGQLLMRVDPTRFVSTMQESRAAQLSYQAKALRLEALTRGTPFNPPADLVREAPDVVAQELRLYESRRAEIGAQLYISQAQLSQRQQELNEVLARRDQAERSLELMNRELNATRPMIATGAVSEVEVLRLERDVARLRGDREQATAQISRVQSSILEATRKIEEVQLTSRNQMSGELSETMNKLATLSQGGRALEDKVKHADIKSPVRGTVKRLLVNTMGAVVQPGKEVVEVVPLDDALILEVQITPKDIAFLRPGQQAMVKFSAYDFSIYGGLEADVINIGADSVIDEKGNAFYHVRVRTHKPSLGPNLPIIPGMVAQVDILTGKKSVLAYLLKPVLRARANALTER